In a single window of the Rhodoferax saidenbachensis genome:
- a CDS encoding peptide ABC transporter ATP-binding protein: MSHATTMTPPATEGVTVVRADNLRQVYPISKGMLRKPDLLQAVSGVSFSVQAGKTLAIVGESGCGKSTLARMVSLIESPTDGALHLGETNVVGASADQKRVLRQKVQLVFQNPYGSLNPRKRIGQILEAPLEINTDLTAAQREEKARAMLALVGLRPEHYDRYPHMFSGGQRQRIAIARALMLNPSLVVADEPVSALDVSIQAQVLNLLADLQKDLGLAYLFISHDLGVVRHIAHDVLVMYLGHTVEHGEKNAIFSQPLHPYTQALLASTPGLAGSGPAQQRIVLKGELPSPLNPPKGCVFSTRCPHAVERCHVERPTLQTLRGRQVACFEAERLATQ, encoded by the coding sequence ATGAGCCACGCAACCACCATGACACCACCAGCCACGGAAGGCGTGACTGTTGTCCGTGCAGACAACCTGCGTCAGGTTTACCCCATCAGCAAGGGCATGTTGCGCAAGCCCGATCTGTTGCAGGCCGTCAGTGGCGTTTCGTTTTCCGTTCAGGCAGGCAAGACGCTGGCTATCGTCGGCGAGTCGGGATGTGGCAAGTCCACCCTGGCACGCATGGTGTCACTGATTGAATCGCCCACCGATGGTGCATTGCACTTGGGCGAAACCAATGTGGTGGGCGCCAGCGCAGACCAGAAACGCGTATTGCGCCAAAAGGTGCAGTTGGTGTTTCAGAACCCCTATGGCTCGCTCAATCCGCGCAAGCGTATTGGCCAGATTCTGGAAGCGCCGCTGGAAATCAACACCGACCTGACCGCCGCACAGCGTGAAGAAAAAGCGCGCGCCATGCTGGCCCTGGTCGGCCTGCGGCCTGAACACTACGACCGTTATCCCCACATGTTCTCGGGCGGCCAGCGCCAGCGCATTGCCATTGCGCGCGCGTTGATGCTCAACCCTTCTTTGGTAGTGGCCGACGAGCCTGTTTCGGCACTGGATGTCTCCATCCAGGCGCAAGTGCTAAACCTGCTGGCCGATCTGCAAAAAGACCTGGGTCTGGCATACCTGTTCATCTCCCACGACTTGGGCGTGGTGCGCCACATTGCGCACGACGTACTGGTGATGTACCTGGGCCACACCGTGGAACATGGCGAGAAGAATGCCATCTTCAGCCAGCCGCTGCATCCGTATACCCAGGCCCTGCTGGCGTCCACACCAGGACTGGCTGGCAGCGGGCCTGCGCAGCAGCGCATCGTGCTCAAGGGCGAACTCCCCTCCCCCTTGAATCCACCCAAAGGCTGTGTGTTTTCCACCCGCTGCCCGCATGCCGTCGAGCGCTGCCATGTCGAACGCCCGACGTTGCAGACACTGCGCGGCCGCCAAGTGGCTTGTTTTGAGGCCGAACGTTTGGCGACCCAGTAG
- a CDS encoding DMT family transporter — protein MLPSHAAASVHPPRWIAYFFLALSMSLVGSYVALSKPLVAALPVFLLAWLRFGIGGLAMLHWLKRPEEEVPMTRATKGWVFLESLLGNFLFSICMLFGVSMTSAVSAGVIMASIPAVVALMSWAFLRERIGLRIWAAVACSALGIGLLALSKQELPAQSGQGLEADLAHNKALLGNLLVFGAVLCEAAYAVIGKKLTGALSPKRITALINLWGFALMTPMGLWVAWRFDFAAVHVGSWVLLVFYALAASVWTVWLWMTGLKTVPAARAGVFTVMLPISAALVGVLVLGEPLGGMQLLAFAIALLGVVLATLPNRAAPTLPHSV, from the coding sequence ATGCTCCCATCGCACGCTGCTGCCTCCGTCCATCCTCCGCGCTGGATCGCCTACTTCTTTCTGGCTCTGAGCATGTCCCTGGTGGGCAGCTACGTCGCCCTGTCCAAACCGCTGGTCGCGGCGCTACCGGTGTTTCTTCTGGCCTGGCTGCGTTTTGGCATAGGCGGTCTGGCCATGCTGCACTGGCTCAAGCGTCCGGAAGAGGAAGTCCCCATGACACGGGCGACCAAAGGCTGGGTGTTTCTGGAGTCGCTGTTGGGCAACTTCCTGTTCTCCATCTGCATGCTGTTTGGCGTGAGCATGACCAGCGCGGTGTCAGCCGGAGTGATCATGGCGAGCATTCCTGCCGTCGTGGCGTTGATGAGCTGGGCCTTTCTGCGCGAACGCATTGGCCTGCGCATTTGGGCGGCGGTGGCCTGTAGTGCGCTGGGTATTGGCCTGCTGGCGCTATCAAAACAAGAGCTGCCTGCGCAATCCGGACAAGGGCTGGAGGCCGATTTGGCACATAACAAGGCGCTGCTGGGTAATCTGCTGGTGTTCGGCGCTGTACTGTGTGAGGCGGCCTACGCCGTGATCGGCAAGAAGCTCACCGGCGCCCTGTCACCCAAACGCATCACTGCGCTGATCAACCTGTGGGGCTTTGCACTCATGACCCCCATGGGGCTGTGGGTGGCTTGGCGTTTTGACTTTGCCGCAGTGCACGTGGGCTCCTGGGTGCTGCTGGTGTTCTACGCACTGGCGGCCAGCGTCTGGACGGTCTGGTTGTGGATGACCGGCCTGAAAACCGTACCTGCTGCGCGTGCCGGTGTGTTCACCGTGATGTTGCCCATCTCGGCCGCGCTGGTCGGCGTGTTGGTGCTGGGCGAACCTTTGGGTGGCATGCAGTTGCTGGCCTTCGCCATCGCCCTCTTGGGTGTGGTGCTGGCCACTCTGCCCAATAGAGCAGCCCCCACGCTCCCTCACTCCGTGTAG
- a CDS encoding ABC transporter substrate-binding protein, with amino-acid sequence MNRLSVRTRPSKVALLCAIALPALLALAPASAKTLVYCSEGSPENFYPGVNTTGTSFDVTEQIYDNLVDFERGGTKVVPGLAESWTISKDGTEYTFKLRKGVKWQSNKNFTPSRDFNADDVLFMIERQWKENDPFFRVTSPNHAYFGDMGMPALLKSVDKVDEYTVKFTLNQPEAPFLANLAMQWAGVQSKEYAIAMLKAGSPEKIDQDPLGTGPFQLVQYQKDAIVRFKAFPQHYAGKAKIDDLIFAITPDASVRWAKLQKGECHVMPYPNPADLDAIRKDANVTVMEQPGLNIGYLAYNTTKKPFDDVRVRKAINMSIDKKAIVSAVYLSTGIPATNPIPPGQWSYNKAIKDDAFNPTEAKKLLAAAGYPNGFTTDLWAMPVQRPYNPNAKRIAELMQADLAKVGVKAEIKSFEWGEYRKRMQSGEHQMGMLGWTGDNGDPDNFLNTLLGCSSAKSNGSNVAKFCYKPFEDLVLKAKVTSNVAERTKLYEKAQVIFKEQAPWFTIAHAVQLKPVRKEVIDFKLSPFGRHTFYGVDMK; translated from the coding sequence ATGAATCGACTTTCCGTCCGCACTCGACCCAGCAAGGTCGCTCTGCTGTGCGCCATTGCATTGCCTGCGCTGTTGGCGCTGGCCCCTGCATCGGCCAAAACTCTGGTGTACTGCTCTGAAGGCAGCCCTGAGAACTTCTACCCCGGCGTCAACACCACCGGTACCTCGTTTGACGTCACCGAACAGATCTACGACAACCTCGTTGATTTCGAACGCGGCGGCACCAAGGTTGTGCCCGGCCTGGCAGAAAGCTGGACCATTTCCAAAGACGGCACGGAATACACCTTCAAGCTGCGCAAAGGCGTGAAGTGGCAGTCCAACAAGAACTTCACCCCATCGCGCGATTTCAACGCCGACGACGTGCTGTTCATGATTGAGCGTCAATGGAAAGAAAACGATCCCTTCTTCCGCGTCACCAGCCCCAACCACGCTTACTTTGGCGACATGGGCATGCCTGCCCTGCTCAAGTCGGTCGACAAGGTCGATGAATACACCGTCAAGTTCACACTGAACCAGCCCGAAGCGCCTTTCCTGGCCAACCTGGCCATGCAATGGGCCGGCGTGCAGTCCAAGGAATACGCGATTGCCATGCTCAAGGCTGGCTCCCCTGAAAAAATCGACCAGGACCCACTGGGTACCGGCCCCTTCCAACTGGTGCAGTACCAAAAAGACGCCATCGTGCGCTTCAAGGCATTCCCCCAGCACTACGCCGGCAAAGCCAAGATCGACGACCTGATCTTCGCCATCACCCCTGATGCATCCGTGCGCTGGGCCAAGCTGCAAAAGGGTGAATGCCATGTCATGCCCTACCCCAACCCTGCTGACCTGGACGCCATCCGCAAGGACGCCAACGTCACTGTGATGGAGCAGCCCGGCCTGAACATCGGCTACCTCGCTTACAACACGACCAAGAAACCTTTTGATGACGTGCGCGTGCGCAAGGCCATCAACATGTCTATCGACAAGAAGGCCATCGTGTCTGCCGTGTACCTGAGCACCGGCATTCCCGCTACCAACCCGATTCCTCCAGGCCAATGGTCTTACAACAAGGCCATCAAGGACGACGCGTTCAACCCCACAGAAGCCAAGAAGTTGCTGGCAGCTGCTGGTTACCCCAACGGTTTCACCACCGACCTGTGGGCCATGCCTGTACAGCGTCCTTACAACCCCAATGCCAAGCGCATTGCCGAGTTGATGCAAGCCGACCTGGCCAAAGTGGGCGTCAAGGCTGAAATCAAGAGCTTTGAGTGGGGCGAGTACCGCAAGCGCATGCAGTCTGGCGAACACCAGATGGGCATGCTGGGTTGGACCGGTGACAACGGAGATCCAGACAACTTCCTGAACACCTTGCTGGGCTGCAGCTCTGCTAAGAGCAACGGCTCCAATGTGGCCAAGTTCTGCTACAAGCCCTTTGAAGACTTGGTTCTGAAAGCCAAGGTCACCTCCAACGTGGCTGAACGCACCAAGCTGTACGAAAAGGCCCAGGTGATCTTCAAGGAACAAGCGCCTTGGTTCACCATCGCCCACGCCGTGCAACTCAAGCCCGTGCGCAAAGAAGTCATCGACTTCAAGCTGAGCCCCTTTGGTCGCCACACTTTCTACGGTGTGGACATGAAGTAA
- a CDS encoding SWIB/MDM2 domain-containing protein, translated as MATAKKPAAKKAAPAKKAAPAKKAAPAKKVVAKKAAPAKKAAPAKKVVAKKAPAKKVAAKKAPAKKRTVNAAFMKALTPSAALAAIVGSTPLPRTEVVSKLWAYIKKNKLQDAVNKRMINADAKLKEIFGKMQVSMFEMAGLIGKHLK; from the coding sequence ATGGCAACTGCAAAAAAACCGGCTGCAAAAAAAGCCGCTCCCGCAAAGAAGGCTGCACCAGCGAAGAAAGCTGCACCAGCTAAAAAAGTAGTAGCGAAGAAAGCTGCTCCCGCCAAGAAAGCCGCTCCCGCTAAAAAGGTAGTGGCCAAGAAGGCTCCCGCGAAGAAGGTAGCCGCCAAGAAGGCTCCTGCCAAGAAGCGCACTGTGAACGCCGCATTCATGAAGGCTTTGACTCCCAGCGCCGCTCTGGCTGCGATCGTGGGCTCCACGCCTCTGCCACGTACTGAAGTGGTCAGCAAGCTGTGGGCTTACATCAAGAAGAACAAGCTGCAAGACGCAGTCAACAAGCGCATGATCAACGCCGATGCCAAGCTGAAGGAAATCTTCGGCAAGATGCAAGTGTCGATGTTTGAGATGGCTGGCCTGATTGGCAAGCACCTCAAGTAA
- a CDS encoding ABC transporter ATP-binding protein: MALLEIENLSVEFPSHNGVMHAVDGVSLSVDTGEVLGIVGESGSGKSVTMMALMGLVAYPGRVKADKLRFDGHDLLKLSERERRRLTGKDLSMIFQDPTTSLNPCFTVGFQLAETLKLHMGLDKAAARKRSIELLEQVGIPAPESRLGVYPHQLSGGMSQRVMIAMAIACNPKLLIADEPTTALDVTIQAQILDLLRSLQKDRGMALVLITHNMGVVNEMAQRVAVMYAGQIMEQQQAKSLFNAPQHPYTEALMAAMPERSNGLSRLATIPGMVPGLFDRPKGCLFAPRCSYVNDSQCQTRPALRPWQDGAVRCHFPLGDTQKHASAQEVSV, translated from the coding sequence ATGGCACTGCTAGAAATTGAAAACCTGTCGGTGGAGTTCCCATCGCACAACGGCGTGATGCACGCCGTCGACGGCGTCAGCCTGTCCGTCGACACCGGCGAAGTGCTGGGCATCGTCGGTGAGTCCGGCTCGGGAAAAAGCGTCACCATGATGGCGCTGATGGGCCTGGTCGCCTACCCCGGGCGCGTCAAGGCGGACAAGCTGCGTTTTGACGGCCACGACTTGCTCAAACTCTCGGAACGCGAACGCCGCCGCCTCACGGGCAAGGACCTGTCCATGATTTTTCAGGACCCCACCACCAGCCTGAACCCGTGTTTTACCGTAGGCTTCCAGTTGGCTGAAACACTCAAGCTGCACATGGGTCTGGACAAGGCCGCCGCGCGCAAACGCTCTATCGAACTGCTTGAGCAGGTCGGCATCCCTGCACCCGAAAGTCGCCTCGGTGTTTATCCCCATCAGCTCTCAGGCGGCATGAGCCAGCGCGTGATGATTGCCATGGCGATTGCCTGCAATCCCAAACTGCTGATTGCCGACGAGCCCACCACCGCGCTGGACGTCACTATCCAGGCGCAAATTCTGGATTTGTTGCGCAGCCTGCAAAAAGACCGCGGCATGGCACTGGTGCTGATCACCCACAACATGGGCGTCGTGAACGAGATGGCCCAACGCGTGGCCGTGATGTACGCGGGCCAGATCATGGAGCAGCAGCAGGCCAAGAGCTTGTTCAACGCGCCCCAGCACCCCTACACCGAAGCGCTGATGGCCGCTATGCCCGAACGCAGCAACGGCCTGAGCCGCCTGGCCACCATTCCCGGCATGGTGCCTGGCCTGTTTGACCGCCCCAAAGGTTGTCTGTTTGCACCACGCTGCAGCTACGTCAACGACAGCCAGTGCCAGACCCGGCCCGCCCTGCGCCCCTGGCAGGACGGCGCGGTGCGCTGCCATTTCCCTTTGGGTGATACCCAGAAACACGCCTCTGCCCAGGAGGTGTCCGTATGA
- a CDS encoding ABC transporter permease subunit, producing MSATHSIDTTPVAPHVHPLRDFWRYFSGNKGAVAGMVIVVVVLLMAAFANVIAPYAPDLTDNSVFLVPPAWQTGGSWAHILGTDAIGRDILSRLIHGARLSLLIGIAVVTISVVVGTVLGLLAGYFRGIFEITIMRLMDIILTLPSLLLAIVIVAILGPGLMNAMLAVAIVVLPHYVRITRAAVISETSRDYVTAARMGGASHLRLMFSEVLPNCTAPLIVQASLGISTAILDAAALGFLGLGAQPPSPEWGTMLADAREFVLRAWWVVTFPGLAILITVLAFNLLGDGLRDALDPKLKR from the coding sequence ATGAGCGCTACACACTCTATAGACACCACCCCGGTCGCACCCCACGTGCACCCGCTGCGTGATTTCTGGCGCTACTTCAGTGGCAACAAGGGCGCGGTGGCCGGTATGGTCATCGTGGTCGTCGTCCTGCTGATGGCTGCGTTTGCCAACGTGATCGCGCCGTATGCGCCCGACCTCACAGACAACAGCGTGTTCCTGGTACCGCCCGCCTGGCAAACCGGCGGTTCGTGGGCCCACATTCTGGGCACCGACGCGATTGGCCGCGACATCCTCTCGCGCCTGATCCACGGCGCCCGCCTGTCGCTGCTGATCGGTATTGCCGTGGTGACGATTTCCGTAGTCGTCGGCACCGTGCTGGGGCTGCTGGCGGGCTATTTCCGCGGCATCTTCGAGATCACCATCATGCGACTGATGGACATCATCCTCACCCTGCCCAGCCTGCTGTTGGCTATCGTGATCGTGGCTATCCTCGGCCCTGGCCTGATGAACGCCATGCTGGCGGTGGCCATCGTGGTACTGCCGCACTATGTGCGTATTACCCGCGCTGCGGTGATTTCCGAAACCTCACGCGACTACGTGACCGCAGCCCGCATGGGCGGCGCCAGCCACTTGCGCCTGATGTTCAGCGAAGTGCTGCCCAACTGCACGGCGCCGCTCATCGTGCAGGCATCGTTGGGCATTTCCACCGCGATTCTGGACGCCGCGGCCCTGGGCTTTCTGGGTTTGGGCGCACAGCCGCCCTCACCCGAGTGGGGCACCATGCTGGCCGATGCACGCGAGTTCGTGCTGCGCGCCTGGTGGGTGGTGACCTTCCCCGGTCTGGCCATCCTGATCACCGTGTTGGCATTCAACCTGCTTGGCGACGGGCTGCGCGATGCGCTGGACCCCAAGCTCAAGCGCTAA
- a CDS encoding ABC transporter permease subunit, translated as MLRFVFTRLSLIIPTFFGMTLLAFFLIRMVPGDPIETLAGERGIDATRHAVLLKEYGLDRPVMVQYGIYIGKVLQGDLGKSIITQAPVLSEFMALFPATIELAVCAILFALIIGIPAGIIAAVKRNSFLDHGVMGVSLTGYSMPIFWWGLLLILLFSVQLDLTPVSGRIAVQYFIEPVTGFLLIDTLLAGDKGAFMSAASHLILPTIVLGTNPLAVIARMTRSAMLEVLGEDYIRTARAKGLSTMRIVALHALRNALIPVITVIGLQVGVLFTGAILTETIFSWPGVGKWLIEAIARRDYPVLQGGMLLLGVMVMAVNLLVDLAYGIINPRIRHQK; from the coding sequence ATGCTGCGCTTTGTCTTTACGCGTCTTAGCCTGATCATTCCGACTTTCTTCGGCATGACCCTGCTGGCGTTCTTCCTGATTCGCATGGTCCCTGGCGACCCCATCGAAACCCTGGCAGGTGAACGGGGCATTGATGCCACGCGCCATGCTGTCCTGCTCAAGGAGTACGGACTGGACCGCCCGGTCATGGTGCAGTACGGCATCTACATCGGCAAGGTGTTACAGGGCGACTTGGGTAAATCCATCATCACCCAGGCACCGGTGCTCAGCGAATTCATGGCCTTGTTTCCGGCCACGATCGAGCTGGCCGTGTGCGCCATTCTGTTCGCACTGATCATTGGTATTCCGGCGGGCATCATCGCGGCGGTCAAACGCAACTCGTTCCTGGACCATGGCGTCATGGGCGTGTCGCTGACCGGCTATTCGATGCCGATCTTCTGGTGGGGGTTGTTGCTGATCCTGCTGTTCTCGGTGCAACTGGACCTGACTCCGGTTTCCGGGCGTATTGCAGTGCAGTACTTCATAGAACCCGTCACCGGCTTTTTGCTGATTGATACCTTGCTGGCAGGCGACAAGGGGGCCTTCATGTCGGCCGCCTCACACCTGATACTGCCCACCATCGTGCTGGGTACCAATCCGCTGGCCGTGATTGCACGCATGACACGTTCGGCCATGCTCGAAGTACTGGGCGAAGACTACATCCGCACGGCGCGCGCCAAGGGCCTGTCCACCATGCGCATCGTGGCATTACATGCCTTGCGCAACGCACTCATTCCCGTGATCACCGTGATCGGCCTGCAGGTCGGTGTGTTGTTCACCGGCGCCATCCTGACCGAAACCATTTTTTCCTGGCCCGGTGTCGGCAAATGGCTGATTGAAGCCATCGCCCGACGCGACTATCCTGTGCTGCAAGGCGGCATGCTGCTGCTGGGCGTCATGGTCATGGCCGTCAACCTGCTGGTCGACCTGGCCTACGGCATCATCAATCCCCGTATTCGGCACCAAAAATGA
- the thiM gene encoding hydroxyethylthiazole kinase → MAEQQLSPSDIWSDILAVRNNGPLVHSITNLVVMNLNANVLLAAGASPVMAHAHEEVEAMVGIAQSLVLNIGTLDPYWIESMRLAFTAAAKRGIPVVLDPVGAGATPYRNASLELLLDTAHPTVIRGNGSEIMSVAGSSVKTRGVDSSAAANDALGAARALAERTQGVVCVSGETDHILDASQRWARLSNGHVWMTKITGVGCSATALIGAFCAVQQDAWRATVSAMALMGVVGEVAAEAVIAKHQGVGSMQTAMLDTLQLLDQDTFRHRLKLEVAA, encoded by the coding sequence ATGGCTGAACAACAACTCTCCCCCTCCGACATCTGGTCCGACATCCTAGCGGTGCGTAACAACGGGCCGCTGGTGCACAGCATCACCAACCTGGTGGTCATGAACCTCAACGCCAATGTGCTGCTGGCCGCGGGCGCATCGCCGGTCATGGCACACGCCCACGAGGAAGTCGAAGCCATGGTGGGCATCGCGCAATCGCTGGTGCTCAACATCGGCACGCTGGACCCGTACTGGATAGAAAGCATGCGTCTGGCCTTCACCGCCGCCGCCAAGCGCGGAATTCCCGTGGTGCTGGACCCGGTGGGTGCCGGCGCCACGCCGTACCGCAATGCCAGCCTGGAGCTGCTGCTGGACACCGCCCACCCCACCGTCATCCGCGGCAATGGCTCGGAGATCATGAGCGTCGCTGGCTCCAGCGTCAAAACCCGCGGCGTGGACAGCAGTGCCGCTGCCAACGATGCCCTGGGCGCAGCCCGCGCACTTGCAGAGCGCACCCAGGGCGTGGTATGTGTCAGCGGCGAGACCGACCACATTCTGGACGCCAGCCAGCGCTGGGCGCGCCTGTCCAACGGCCACGTATGGATGACCAAGATCACCGGCGTGGGCTGCTCGGCCACGGCGTTGATCGGCGCCTTCTGCGCAGTGCAGCAGGACGCATGGCGGGCCACCGTATCCGCCATGGCACTGATGGGCGTGGTCGGTGAAGTGGCCGCCGAAGCCGTAATAGCCAAGCATCAAGGCGTGGGCAGCATGCAGACCGCCATGCTGGATACGCTGCAGTTGCTGGACCAGGACACCTTCCGGCACCGCCTGAAGCTGGAAGTCGCTGCGTGA
- the speB gene encoding agmatinase, translated as MAIGEFAYANNSNRFLACPALQDQPYALMGVPFDGAVTNRPGARFGPQEIRRASLMLCDGLHPVFQVTPLGSLGDAADMRLPNASPLTTVRAEIERQATALMAAHHCVFIGGDHSVTLPLLRAAKARYGELALIHFDAHCDTWGDHFGEPSGHGTWTYEAIQEGLVSRQHTVQIGLRSSGTREAREYVKDQGGLIYTARDLRGKDGAGLYAMVTEIKARLGNRPCYLTLDIDCLDPAFAPGTGTPEPGGMSSSQVLTFLEELAPLNFIGMDCVEVAPAYDHAELTSNAAATFVWTYLCGQIAKAAA; from the coding sequence ATGGCCATCGGTGAATTTGCATACGCGAACAACAGCAACCGCTTCCTTGCATGCCCTGCGCTGCAGGACCAGCCCTACGCCCTGATGGGTGTCCCGTTTGACGGCGCGGTGACCAACCGGCCCGGCGCACGTTTTGGTCCGCAGGAAATCCGTCGCGCCTCGCTGATGCTGTGCGACGGCCTGCACCCGGTGTTCCAGGTCACGCCGCTCGGTAGTTTGGGCGACGCGGCCGACATGCGCCTGCCCAACGCGTCGCCGTTGACCACCGTGCGCGCCGAGATTGAGCGCCAGGCAACGGCCCTGATGGCGGCGCACCACTGCGTCTTCATCGGTGGCGACCATTCGGTAACGCTGCCTTTGTTGCGCGCTGCCAAGGCCCGCTATGGTGAACTCGCGCTGATTCACTTTGACGCGCACTGCGATACCTGGGGAGACCATTTCGGCGAGCCCTCGGGCCACGGCACCTGGACGTATGAGGCGATTCAGGAGGGCCTGGTGAGCCGCCAGCACACGGTGCAGATCGGCTTGCGCTCCAGCGGTACGCGCGAAGCCCGCGAGTATGTGAAAGACCAGGGCGGCCTGATCTACACCGCACGTGATTTGCGTGGCAAGGATGGTGCCGGGCTGTACGCCATGGTGACGGAGATCAAGGCACGTCTGGGCAACCGGCCCTGTTACCTCACGCTGGATATTGACTGCCTGGACCCGGCCTTTGCACCTGGCACCGGAACGCCTGAGCCCGGTGGCATGAGCAGCTCTCAGGTGCTGACCTTCCTCGAAGAGCTCGCACCGCTGAACTTCATCGGCATGGACTGTGTGGAAGTGGCGCCCGCCTACGACCACGCCGAACTGACCAGTAACGCCGCAGCCACCTTCGTCTGGACCTACCTGTGCGGCCAGATCGCCAAGGCTGCTGCTTGA
- a CDS encoding NAD(P)/FAD-dependent oxidoreductase yields the protein MLLDSDTQLNQKSYYEASVEREPALPPLQGEVSADVLVVGAGFAGLSSAIELAQRGYKVVVLEADRICSGASGRNGGQAIVGYASGQEPFEQQLGAARARQAWDMSIEALDLIDERIAKFGIECDQVKGYLYVADSARKARALEADMRATERDYGFATEFATGADVQRHIQSPMYCASAYENRSGHLHPLKYGLGLARAARSLGVQIFERSPVVDLRRGTRLTAVTGKGSITAQFGVLAGNCTLGEYGPRVAPDIAPRIMPVGTYIIGTAPIAPELQARLIPSNAAVCDNNFILDYFRFSADHRMLFGGRVSYSTRTPAQLQAIMAKRMAQVFPALKDVPIDFVWGGFVDISMNRAPDFGRLGDNLYYLQGFSGHGLALTGLAGQMVAQAVAGQAERFDVFAQLKHRKFPGGALLRTPSLVLGMVYHALRDRL from the coding sequence ATGTTGCTTGACTCCGATACCCAGCTCAACCAGAAGAGTTATTACGAAGCCAGCGTAGAGCGCGAACCCGCCTTGCCGCCTTTGCAAGGCGAGGTAAGTGCGGACGTGCTGGTGGTGGGTGCAGGCTTTGCCGGTCTGTCTTCCGCGATCGAGCTAGCGCAGCGCGGCTACAAGGTGGTGGTGCTGGAGGCCGACCGCATCTGCAGCGGCGCCTCGGGGCGCAACGGCGGCCAGGCCATCGTGGGGTACGCCAGCGGGCAGGAACCGTTCGAACAGCAACTGGGCGCAGCGCGTGCACGCCAGGCCTGGGACATGTCGATCGAGGCGCTGGACCTGATTGACGAACGCATTGCGAAATTCGGAATTGAGTGCGACCAGGTCAAGGGCTACCTGTATGTGGCTGACTCAGCACGCAAGGCGCGAGCGCTGGAGGCCGACATGCGTGCCACCGAACGCGACTATGGTTTTGCCACCGAGTTCGCCACCGGTGCGGACGTGCAGCGCCATATCCAAAGTCCGATGTACTGCGCGTCTGCCTACGAGAATCGCTCCGGCCATCTGCATCCGCTGAAGTACGGCCTGGGTCTGGCGCGTGCGGCGCGCAGTCTGGGTGTGCAGATTTTTGAGCGTTCACCTGTGGTGGATTTACGCAGAGGCACGCGGCTGACTGCGGTCACTGGCAAGGGCTCTATCACGGCACAGTTTGGTGTGCTGGCGGGCAATTGCACGTTGGGCGAATATGGCCCTCGCGTGGCGCCTGACATTGCGCCGCGCATCATGCCAGTGGGGACCTACATCATTGGCACAGCCCCCATCGCACCTGAGTTGCAGGCAAGGTTGATCCCCAGCAATGCCGCGGTGTGCGACAACAATTTCATCCTCGACTATTTCCGCTTCAGTGCTGATCACCGCATGCTGTTTGGTGGACGGGTGAGCTACTCCACACGCACTCCCGCCCAGTTGCAAGCGATCATGGCCAAGCGCATGGCGCAGGTGTTTCCGGCCTTGAAGGATGTGCCTATCGATTTCGTCTGGGGCGGTTTTGTGGATATCAGCATGAACCGGGCGCCGGACTTTGGGCGGCTGGGGGACAACCTGTATTACTTGCAGGGGTTCAGTGGTCATGGACTGGCGCTGACAGGGCTTGCGGGGCAGATGGTGGCGCAGGCGGTGGCTGGGCAGGCGGAACGGTTTGATGTGTTTGCTCAATTGAAACACCGCAAGTTTCCGGGAGGTGCGTTGTTGCGTACGCCCAGTCTGGTCTTGGGAATGGTTTATCACGCATTGCGAGATAGGTTGTAA
- the rraA gene encoding ribonuclease E activity regulator RraA, with the protein MSSPFATCDLCDAHKNDTSGDFRVLPPVFKDYGQVRKFSGPVVTVKCFEDNTLVKAAVDSPGTLDMPQGPVGKVLVVDGGASLRRALLGGNLGAAAARNGWAGVVIDGCVRDTAELAGHAVGVRALAAMPLPTEKRNEGQSEVAVQIQGVWVRPGDWLYADEDGIVVSAKPLV; encoded by the coding sequence ATGTCCAGTCCCTTCGCCACCTGTGACCTGTGTGATGCCCACAAGAACGACACTTCGGGCGATTTTCGGGTGCTGCCACCCGTGTTCAAGGACTATGGGCAGGTGCGCAAATTCAGCGGCCCGGTGGTGACGGTGAAGTGTTTTGAGGACAACACGCTGGTCAAGGCGGCGGTGGATTCCCCCGGCACGCTGGACATGCCGCAAGGGCCTGTGGGCAAAGTACTGGTGGTGGACGGCGGTGCTTCATTGCGCCGTGCGCTGCTGGGCGGCAACCTGGGCGCTGCGGCCGCACGCAACGGCTGGGCCGGCGTGGTGATCGATGGTTGTGTGCGCGATACCGCCGAGTTGGCGGGCCACGCCGTGGGTGTCCGTGCCTTGGCTGCCATGCCACTGCCCACCGAGAAGCGCAACGAGGGTCAGTCCGAGGTGGCTGTGCAGATCCAGGGCGTGTGGGTCCGCCCCGGCGATTGGCTGTATGCCGATGAAGACGGCATCGTGGTCAGCGCTAAGCCGCTGGTGTAG